Genomic DNA from Candidatus Methylomirabilota bacterium:
CCCCCGGCGGTGGCGTCGGGACGTTGGCCATGAACGGGCCAGCAACCTGGCCAAGGCCGTTCGTGGTCTGCTGGGTCAGGTCCGTCAGCGCGGCTGGCAGTGCGCCTATGTGGGCCGCGAAGATGCTGACCGAGGAGGCCAGGGTCCGGGTATCGGCCTGGGCCTTGGCCACGCGGGCGCGGGTCTGGAC
This window encodes:
- a CDS encoding type II secretion system protein GspG, coding for VQTRARVAKAQADTRTLASSVSIFAAHIGALPAALTDLTQQTTNGLGQVAGPFMANVPTPPPGGAPAWSGAYTYTSSSTGTFSITASGDNTTITVP